Proteins from one Erysipelothrix larvae genomic window:
- a CDS encoding diacylglycerol/lipid kinase family protein encodes MMNNRTLLIYNPVSGKNSDDLDAIECILNQGLVHYDVLKTKNETSIDQYLRLKKDKYDMIIVAGGDGTISQTIDAMMYYDIASTMCIYPKGSTNEFAMALGITKESLKNIVNKTHETLKIDIGTYNGNRSFIYSMTFGNFTHVTYQTPQQLKNVFGHLAYWLYGFFSFYFLKLRTYEMTVRCDDRVYEGQFVFGGISNSNSVGTILQLPEVSFNDGVFELMLIRKPKKHKDFRHILKSLVLKNYDNDMFILDKGKAISFDSKRTHSWNKDGEFAGKLDSLNVTVHKKYLTLYR; translated from the coding sequence ATGATGAATAATAGAACCCTGCTTATTTATAATCCGGTATCGGGGAAAAACTCAGATGACCTGGATGCGATTGAATGTATATTGAATCAAGGATTGGTTCACTATGATGTATTGAAGACTAAAAATGAGACTTCAATTGACCAGTACTTAAGGTTAAAAAAAGATAAATATGATATGATAATAGTCGCAGGTGGTGATGGCACCATCTCGCAGACAATTGATGCAATGATGTATTATGATATCGCCAGTACGATGTGTATTTACCCTAAAGGATCCACCAATGAGTTTGCGATGGCTTTAGGAATTACCAAAGAGAGTCTTAAAAATATTGTGAATAAAACACATGAAACATTAAAGATTGATATTGGAACCTATAATGGGAATCGATCCTTTATTTATTCCATGACCTTTGGAAACTTTACCCATGTAACCTATCAAACACCCCAACAACTTAAAAATGTGTTTGGTCATTTAGCGTATTGGCTCTATGGTTTTTTTTCATTCTATTTTCTTAAATTGAGAACCTATGAAATGACTGTGCGGTGTGATGATCGTGTCTATGAAGGTCAGTTTGTATTTGGTGGTATCTCAAATTCAAATTCAGTTGGAACCATCCTTCAGCTTCCTGAAGTGTCATTTAATGATGGTGTGTTTGAACTGATGTTGATTCGTAAACCAAAGAAGCACAAAGACTTTAGGCATATTCTTAAATCACTTGTACTTAAAAATTATGATAACGACATGTTTATATTGGATAAAGGGAAAGCAATCAGCTTTGACTCTAAAAGAACGCATTCTTGGAATAAAGACG
- a CDS encoding LTA synthase family protein, with amino-acid sequence MKKIKFMLKGVCGIVVTCLFAAPIFLEQQFGEMNIDQILFVLLSSGDGANVDIVYEYLIFVIPYVLMFIGIVLVYQFISRYTISFKIKFFNKTFHPKITFEPSLLKSVIISLCVIVGLVFFVDSHLDVAGYVSDRLNPGTMYETYYVDPESVEIRFPQEKQNLIYIVLESMNTNFSEIVVDGEIVNLIPNLQVIAEENVSFSNSAQFGGAVPMANLSWTSASLVGQTGGVELHVPIDGNSYGTSGVFLPGLITLGEILEAQGYSNYFLMGSDANFGGRQIYFETHGNYTILDTKYLKEIGYVPEDYHVFWGIEDRKLFDYAKELLLEVSGFNEPFNVSLLTVDTHFMDGYTDASCETPFSIDYANAIVCSDKLLDEFLGWIEDQSFYENTTVILVGDHHSMNNSFLIESVNKVFTTYNAFMNVNVDVDESEFTYRDFTVMDLFPTTLATLGVEIEGNRLGLGTNLFAHEETLPEMLGFDNLSVELAKKSLFYERNFLRLTDDE; translated from the coding sequence ATGAAGAAGATAAAGTTTATGCTTAAAGGTGTGTGTGGGATCGTTGTGACATGTTTATTTGCAGCACCGATATTTCTTGAACAACAGTTTGGTGAGATGAATATTGACCAAATTCTTTTTGTATTGTTGAGCAGTGGAGATGGTGCAAATGTGGATATTGTTTATGAGTATCTTATCTTTGTAATACCCTACGTGCTCATGTTCATAGGGATTGTTTTAGTGTATCAATTCATCAGTCGCTATACAATTTCCTTTAAGATTAAGTTCTTTAATAAAACATTTCATCCTAAGATTACCTTTGAACCATCCCTTTTAAAATCTGTGATTATATCCCTATGTGTCATAGTTGGGTTGGTGTTCTTTGTGGATTCGCATCTTGATGTCGCAGGCTATGTCAGTGATCGCTTAAACCCAGGAACGATGTATGAAACGTATTATGTGGATCCTGAAAGTGTTGAGATAAGGTTTCCACAAGAAAAACAAAACCTGATCTATATTGTCTTGGAGTCCATGAATACAAATTTCAGTGAGATCGTGGTGGATGGGGAAATCGTAAATTTGATCCCAAATCTTCAAGTGATTGCGGAAGAAAACGTGAGTTTTTCAAATAGTGCGCAATTTGGGGGTGCAGTACCAATGGCAAATCTATCATGGACTTCCGCAAGTCTTGTGGGTCAAACCGGTGGGGTGGAGTTACACGTTCCCATTGATGGAAATTCCTATGGTACAAGTGGTGTCTTCTTACCAGGATTAATAACACTGGGAGAAATTCTTGAAGCACAAGGATATTCAAACTATTTCCTCATGGGTTCGGATGCAAACTTTGGTGGCCGACAGATATATTTTGAAACCCATGGCAACTATACAATATTAGATACGAAATATTTAAAAGAAATTGGTTATGTACCTGAGGATTATCATGTGTTTTGGGGTATTGAAGATCGTAAGTTATTCGACTATGCGAAGGAATTACTGCTTGAAGTTTCAGGGTTTAATGAACCCTTTAATGTATCTTTGTTGACGGTGGATACCCATTTTATGGATGGGTATACGGATGCATCGTGTGAGACACCTTTTTCAATTGACTATGCCAATGCGATCGTATGTTCTGATAAGCTTTTGGATGAGTTTCTAGGGTGGATTGAAGATCAAAGCTTTTATGAGAATACTACGGTCATCTTAGTGGGTGATCATCACAGCATGAACAACAGCTTTCTGATTGAATCGGTGAATAAAGTCTTTACAACATATAATGCCTTTATGAATGTGAATGTTGATGTTGATGAGAGTGAGTTTACCTATCGAGATTTCACGGTGATGGATTTATTCCCAACAACCTTGGCTACGCTGGGTGTTGAGATTGAAGGAAATCGATTAGGGTTGGGAACAAACCTGTTCGCGCATGAAGAAACATTGCCTGAAATGTTAGGTTTTGATAATTTAAGCGTTGAGCTTGCGAAGAAGTCTTTATTTTATGAAAGAAACTTTTTGAGGTTAACCGATGATGAATAA
- a CDS encoding LTA synthase family protein — protein MKRFVKWANIVFWVGLVGLFVLPLYLIDSSGEMDFEQILYVMVSKGDGANYTMFFDYLWFGLPYFIGFGLLFWVGYTLTKKQPKLSFERFGKKIEKVVTFKPTLKKAVLSALAAVLALGSFANYKLNIWGYVSERLNPGSLYETYYVDPNDVSIQFPQEKQNLIYIVLESMNTNFTSIEIDDEIVNLIPNLETLANDNINFSSSYGFGGHVHARGLTWTAASLVGQTSGVPLQIPITSEPTSFGMNGEYLPGLTTLGEILQGNGYSNYFFMGSNADFAGRRQYFETHGNYEIYDLSYMKEIGYIPEDYNVFWGMEDSKMFDYAKDRILEIASNDEPFNITMLTVDSHFMDGYTDASCKTEYSVDYANAFACSDSMVREFVTWIQNQDFYKDTTVILVGDHNSMNNDFMQRTTSDQYAIYNAFLNVNREVDETRIKNRDYTVMDLFPTTLSALGATIEGDVLGLGVNLFSKEETLLERLGTDLLDEELAKKSYYYENHFFKEREPARTGTH, from the coding sequence GTGAAAAGATTTGTGAAATGGGCGAATATTGTTTTTTGGGTCGGTCTTGTGGGATTGTTTGTACTCCCTTTATATCTCATTGATTCCTCAGGTGAGATGGACTTTGAACAAATCCTCTATGTAATGGTTAGTAAAGGGGATGGTGCGAACTATACTATGTTCTTTGACTACCTTTGGTTTGGCTTGCCTTATTTCATTGGCTTTGGACTCTTATTTTGGGTTGGATATACACTCACAAAGAAACAACCCAAACTATCCTTTGAGAGGTTTGGAAAGAAAATCGAAAAGGTAGTTACCTTTAAACCCACACTGAAGAAAGCTGTGTTAAGTGCATTGGCTGCAGTCTTGGCGTTGGGATCATTTGCAAACTATAAGTTGAACATTTGGGGATATGTCAGTGAACGGTTGAATCCTGGGTCTCTATATGAAACCTATTATGTGGATCCAAATGATGTTTCGATTCAATTTCCACAGGAAAAACAAAACCTGATTTATATTGTATTGGAATCCATGAACACAAACTTCACAAGCATTGAAATTGATGATGAAATTGTGAATTTGATTCCAAATCTAGAAACATTGGCGAATGATAATATTAACTTCTCTTCATCGTATGGGTTTGGTGGCCATGTTCATGCACGAGGATTAACTTGGACGGCCGCAAGTCTTGTTGGGCAAACCAGTGGTGTGCCACTACAGATTCCAATTACAAGTGAACCAACATCATTTGGGATGAATGGTGAGTATTTACCCGGTCTTACAACACTGGGCGAAATCTTACAGGGTAATGGGTATTCGAATTACTTCTTTATGGGGTCGAATGCCGACTTTGCAGGACGTCGTCAATACTTTGAAACCCATGGGAATTATGAGATCTATGATTTGAGTTATATGAAGGAAATTGGGTACATTCCTGAAGACTATAATGTGTTTTGGGGTATGGAAGATTCCAAGATGTTTGATTATGCGAAAGATAGAATCTTAGAGATTGCATCCAATGATGAACCGTTTAATATTACCATGTTAACGGTGGACTCTCATTTTATGGATGGTTATACGGATGCATCGTGTAAGACGGAGTATTCCGTAGATTATGCAAATGCCTTTGCTTGTTCAGATAGCATGGTTCGTGAGTTTGTGACGTGGATTCAAAACCAAGATTTCTATAAGGATACGACGGTAATTCTTGTTGGGGATCATAATTCAATGAATAATGATTTTATGCAACGGACAACCAGTGATCAATACGCTATCTATAATGCATTTTTAAATGTGAACCGTGAGGTTGATGAAACACGGATTAAAAACCGTGACTATACGGTGATGGATTTATTCCCTACAACATTATCTGCACTGGGTGCAACCATTGAAGGGGATGTGTTAGGTTTGGGTGTGAATCTTTTCAGTAAAGAAGAGACGTTGCTTGAACGATTAGGGACTGATTTGCTGGATGAAGAACTGGCGAAGAAGTCATATTACTACGAAAATCATTTCTTTAAAGAAAGGGAACCAGCGCGTACTGGTACGCATTGA
- a CDS encoding DUF871 domain-containing protein, with product MLGISIYPEKSSFEENKRYIDTSVSLGFGRVFTSLLELTGDQEQVLANFKAIVEYASSKGMQVIVDINPMIFNQLGISHDDLSFFHDLGAYGLRLDMGFTGREEAIMTRNPYGLKIELNMSMGISNVDVIMQFNPKKENLIACHNFYPMRYSGLDEAFFKKTTESFTKHNLRTAAFVTTQTGQLGPWPMQDRLCTLEMHRDLSIEAQTSYFVMEGSMDDIIIGDAFASDEELEKMSKAYFAQYPEIECVLEDNISAIEKTIVNEVVHSYRGDYNGYMIRSSMPRITYKEIPIQPVNTHDVLKRGDIIIGNNAFGQYKGELQIVLKEMKNKGQVNVVGHLTDNGYALLDCIKPWSNFRLVTK from the coding sequence ATGTTAGGTATATCAATTTATCCAGAAAAGAGTTCATTTGAAGAAAATAAACGATATATAGATACGTCTGTATCGTTAGGGTTTGGACGCGTTTTCACAAGTTTATTAGAGTTAACGGGTGATCAAGAACAGGTTTTAGCGAATTTCAAAGCAATTGTTGAATATGCAAGTTCAAAAGGAATGCAAGTTATTGTTGATATTAATCCAATGATTTTTAATCAACTGGGAATCTCTCATGATGATTTGTCGTTCTTTCATGACTTAGGTGCTTATGGCTTACGCTTAGACATGGGGTTTACAGGCCGTGAAGAAGCAATCATGACACGAAACCCTTATGGGCTTAAGATTGAGTTGAATATGAGTATGGGAATCTCCAATGTGGATGTAATTATGCAATTTAATCCAAAGAAAGAAAACCTGATTGCATGTCACAACTTTTACCCAATGCGTTATTCAGGATTGGATGAAGCATTCTTTAAGAAAACAACTGAAAGTTTCACAAAGCATAACTTAAGAACTGCTGCTTTTGTTACTACACAAACAGGTCAATTGGGTCCATGGCCGATGCAAGATAGACTGTGTACCTTAGAAATGCACCGAGATCTATCCATTGAAGCCCAAACAAGTTACTTTGTTATGGAAGGGTCAATGGATGACATCATCATTGGTGATGCATTTGCCAGTGATGAAGAACTTGAAAAGATGTCAAAAGCATACTTCGCACAGTATCCTGAAATCGAATGTGTGCTTGAAGATAACATCTCAGCTATCGAAAAAACGATTGTGAATGAAGTGGTTCATAGTTACCGTGGGGATTACAATGGGTATATGATTCGCTCAAGCATGCCACGGATTACATACAAAGAAATACCAATTCAACCCGTGAATACACATGATGTCTTAAAACGAGGCGATATCATTATTGGAAACAACGCCTTTGGTCAATACAAAGGGGAACTTCAAATTGTCTTAAAAGAAATGAAAAACAAGGGACAGGTTAATGTTGTAGGTCACTTGACAGACAATGGATATGCATTACTAGATTGCATCAAACCATGGTCAAACTTTAGACTCGTTACAAAATAA